Proteins encoded by one window of Arabidopsis thaliana chromosome 2, partial sequence:
- the E2F3 gene encoding E2F transcription factor 3 (E2F transcription factor 3 (E2F3); FUNCTIONS IN: DNA binding, sequence-specific DNA binding transcription factor activity; INVOLVED IN: regulation of transcription, DNA-dependent; LOCATED IN: transcription factor complex, chloroplast; EXPRESSED IN: 19 plant structures; EXPRESSED DURING: 11 growth stages; CONTAINS InterPro DOMAIN/s: Winged helix-turn-helix transcription repressor DNA-binding (InterPro:IPR011991), Transcription factor E2F/dimerisation partner (TDP) (InterPro:IPR003316), E2F Family (InterPro:IPR015633); BEST Arabidopsis thaliana protein match is: E2F transcription factor 1 (TAIR:AT5G22220.2); Has 35333 Blast hits to 34131 proteins in 2444 species: Archae - 798; Bacteria - 22429; Metazoa - 974; Fungi - 991; Plants - 531; Viruses - 0; Other Eukaryotes - 9610 (source: NCBI BLink).), with the protein MSGVVRSSPGSSQPPPPPPHHPPSSPVPVTSTPVIPPIRRHLAFASTKPPFHPSDDYHRFNPSSLSNNNDRSFVHGCGVVDREEDAVVVRSPIFPSEIGLEIRGCFGDFDCYLLLLSLIQKLRSVRLSSIRVNFCRLFSFAMSRKRKATMDMVVAPSNNGFTSSGFTNIPSSPCQTPRKGGRVNIKSKAKGNKSTPQTPISTNAVRSFYEISFMSRVTSLLTKKFVNLIKQAKDGMLDLNKAAETLEVQKRRIYDITNVLEGIDLIEKPFKNRILWKGVDACPGDEDADVSVLQLQAEIENLALEEQALDNQIRWLFVTEEDIKSLPGFQNQTLIAVKAPHGTTLEVPDPDEAADHPQRRYRIILRSTMGPIDVYLVSEFEGKFEDTNGSGAAPPACLPIASSSGSTGHHDIEALTVDNPETAIVSHDHPHPQPGDTSDLNYLQEQVGGMLKITPSDVENDESDYWLLSNAEISMTDIWKTDSGIDWDYGIADVSTPPPGMGEIAPTAVDSTPR; encoded by the exons ATGTCCGGTGTCGTACGATCTTCTCCCGGTTCTTCTCAGCCGCCACCGCCGCCGCCGCACCATCCACCGTCATCTCCGGTTCCGGTTACATCTACGCCGGTTATACCACCTATACGTCGTCACTTAGCTTTCGCCTCAACAAAACCTCCGTTTCATCCTTCCGATGATTACCATCGATTTAACCCTTCTTCGCTCAGTAATAATAACGACAGGAGCTTCGTTCATGGTTGTGGTGTTGTAGATCGGGAGGAAGATGCTGTCGTTGTTAGATCTCCT ATTTTCCCCAGTGAGATTGGTTTAGAAATTCGAGGATGTTTTGGGGATTTCGATTGCTACTTGTTGCTTCTAAGTCTGATTCAAAAGCTTCGCAGCGTTAGATTATCGTCGATTCGTGTCAATTTTTGTCGTTTGTTTAGCTTCGCGATG TCACGAAAGAGAAAGGCGACAATGGATATGGTTGTTGCTCCATCTAATAATGGATTCACGAGTTCTGGTTTCACTAACATACCTAGCAGTCCCTGTCAAACTCCTAGAAAAGGGGGCAGAGTCAACATCAAGTCAAAGGCCAAAGGAAACAAGTCAACTCCTCAAACACCCATCTCGACAAACGCTG TTAGATCCTTTTATGAAATATCTTTCATGTCTAGAGTAACAA GTCTCCTTACAAAAAAGTTCGTCAATCTAATTAAACAAGCCAAAGATGGAATGCTGGACCTAAACAAAGCTGCAGAAACATTGGAGGTGCAGAAACGACgtatatatgatattacaAACGTTTTGGAGGGGATAGATCTCATTGAAAAGCCTTTCAAGAATCGAATACTTTGGAA GGGAGTTGATGCGTGTCCTGGCGATGAGGATGCTGACGTATCTGTATTACAG CTGCAGGCAGAAATTGAAAACCTCGCCCTCGAAGAGCAAGCATTAGACAACCAAATCAG ATGGCTTTTTGTAACTGAAGAGGATATCAAGAGTTTACCAGGTTTCCAG AACCAGACTCTGATAGCCGTCAAAGCTCCTCATGGCACAACTTTGGAAGTGCCTGATCCAGATGAA GCGGCTGACCACCCACAAAGGAGATACAGGATCATTCTTAGAAGTACAATGGGACCTATTGACGTATACCTCGTCAG CGAATTTGAAGGGAAATTCGAAGACACAAATGGGAGTGGTGCAGCACCACCAGCATGCTTGCCTATTGCTTCTAGCTCAGGATCTACAGGACACCATGACATCGAAGCCTTAACTGTTGACAACCCAGAAACTGCTATTGTGTCTCAtgatcatcctcatcctcaaCCCGGCGATACCTCTGATCTTAATTATTTGCAAGAGCAAGTAGGAGGAATGCTTAAGATTACTCCCTCTGATGTTGAA AATGATGAGTCGGACTACTGGCTTCTCTCAAATGCTGAGATTAGCATGACGGATATTTGGAAAACTGACT CTGGTATCGATTGGGATTATGGAATAGCCGACGTGAGTACTCCACCACCAGGAATGGGCGAAATAGCACCAACAGCTGTTGACTCAACCCCGAGATGA
- the E2F3 gene encoding E2F transcription factor 3 (E2F transcription factor 3 (E2F3); FUNCTIONS IN: DNA binding, sequence-specific DNA binding transcription factor activity; INVOLVED IN: regulation of transcription, DNA-dependent; LOCATED IN: transcription factor complex, chloroplast; EXPRESSED IN: 19 plant structures; EXPRESSED DURING: 11 growth stages; CONTAINS InterPro DOMAIN/s: Transcription factor E2F/dimerisation partner (TDP) (InterPro:IPR003316), Winged helix-turn-helix transcription repressor DNA-binding (InterPro:IPR011991), E2F Family (InterPro:IPR015633); BEST Arabidopsis thaliana protein match is: E2F transcription factor 1 (TAIR:AT5G22220.2); Has 35333 Blast hits to 34131 proteins in 2444 species: Archae - 798; Bacteria - 22429; Metazoa - 974; Fungi - 991; Plants - 531; Viruses - 0; Other Eukaryotes - 9610 (source: NCBI BLink).), with translation MSGVVRSSPGSSQPPPPPPHHPPSSPVPVTSTPVIPPIRRHLAFASTKPPFHPSDDYHRFNPSSLSNNNDRSFVHGCGVVDREEDAVVVRSPSRKRKATMDMVVAPSNNGFTSSGFTNIPSSPCQTPRKGGRVNIKSKAKGNKSTPQTPISTNAGSPITLTPSGSCRYDSSLGLLTKKFVNLIKQAKDGMLDLNKAAETLEVQKRRIYDITNVLEGIDLIEKPFKNRILWKGVDACPGDEDADVSVLQLQAEIENLALEEQALDNQIRQTEERLRDLSENEKNQKWLFVTEEDIKSLPGFQNQTLIAVKAPHGTTLEVPDPDEAADHPQRRYRIILRSTMGPIDVYLVSEFEGKFEDTNGSGAAPPACLPIASSSGSTGHHDIEALTVDNPETAIVSHDHPHPQPGDTSDLNYLQEQVGGMLKITPSDVENDESDYWLLSNAEISMTDIWKTDSGIDWDYGIADVSTPPPGMGEIAPTAVDSTPR, from the exons ATGTCCGGTGTCGTACGATCTTCTCCCGGTTCTTCTCAGCCGCCACCGCCGCCGCCGCACCATCCACCGTCATCTCCGGTTCCGGTTACATCTACGCCGGTTATACCACCTATACGTCGTCACTTAGCTTTCGCCTCAACAAAACCTCCGTTTCATCCTTCCGATGATTACCATCGATTTAACCCTTCTTCGCTCAGTAATAATAACGACAGGAGCTTCGTTCATGGTTGTGGTGTTGTAGATCGGGAGGAAGATGCTGTCGTTGTTAGATCTCCT TCACGAAAGAGAAAGGCGACAATGGATATGGTTGTTGCTCCATCTAATAATGGATTCACGAGTTCTGGTTTCACTAACATACCTAGCAGTCCCTGTCAAACTCCTAGAAAAGGGGGCAGAGTCAACATCAAGTCAAAGGCCAAAGGAAACAAGTCAACTCCTCAAACACCCATCTCGACAAACGCTG GTTCTCCTATCACACTTACTCCATCAGGAAGTTGTCGTTATGACAGTTCTTTAG GTCTCCTTACAAAAAAGTTCGTCAATCTAATTAAACAAGCCAAAGATGGAATGCTGGACCTAAACAAAGCTGCAGAAACATTGGAGGTGCAGAAACGACgtatatatgatattacaAACGTTTTGGAGGGGATAGATCTCATTGAAAAGCCTTTCAAGAATCGAATACTTTGGAA GGGAGTTGATGCGTGTCCTGGCGATGAGGATGCTGACGTATCTGTATTACAG CTGCAGGCAGAAATTGAAAACCTCGCCCTCGAAGAGCAAGCATTAGACAACCAAATCAG ACAAACAGAGGAAAGATTAAGAGACCTGAgcgaaaatgaaaagaatcaGAA ATGGCTTTTTGTAACTGAAGAGGATATCAAGAGTTTACCAGGTTTCCAG AACCAGACTCTGATAGCCGTCAAAGCTCCTCATGGCACAACTTTGGAAGTGCCTGATCCAGATGAA GCGGCTGACCACCCACAAAGGAGATACAGGATCATTCTTAGAAGTACAATGGGACCTATTGACGTATACCTCGTCAG CGAATTTGAAGGGAAATTCGAAGACACAAATGGGAGTGGTGCAGCACCACCAGCATGCTTGCCTATTGCTTCTAGCTCAGGATCTACAGGACACCATGACATCGAAGCCTTAACTGTTGACAACCCAGAAACTGCTATTGTGTCTCAtgatcatcctcatcctcaaCCCGGCGATACCTCTGATCTTAATTATTTGCAAGAGCAAGTAGGAGGAATGCTTAAGATTACTCCCTCTGATGTTGAA AATGATGAGTCGGACTACTGGCTTCTCTCAAATGCTGAGATTAGCATGACGGATATTTGGAAAACTGACT CTGGTATCGATTGGGATTATGGAATAGCCGACGTGAGTACTCCACCACCAGGAATGGGCGAAATAGCACCAACAGCTGTTGACTCAACCCCGAGATGA
- the E2F3 gene encoding E2F transcription factor 3 (E2F transcription factor 3 (E2F3); FUNCTIONS IN: DNA binding, sequence-specific DNA binding transcription factor activity; INVOLVED IN: regulation of transcription, DNA-dependent; LOCATED IN: transcription factor complex, chloroplast; EXPRESSED IN: 19 plant structures; EXPRESSED DURING: 11 growth stages; CONTAINS InterPro DOMAIN/s: Winged helix-turn-helix transcription repressor DNA-binding (InterPro:IPR011991), Transcription factor E2F/dimerisation partner (TDP) (InterPro:IPR003316), E2F Family (InterPro:IPR015633); BEST Arabidopsis thaliana protein match is: E2F transcription factor 1 (TAIR:AT5G22220.2); Has 35333 Blast hits to 34131 proteins in 2444 species: Archae - 798; Bacteria - 22429; Metazoa - 974; Fungi - 991; Plants - 531; Viruses - 0; Other Eukaryotes - 9610 (source: NCBI BLink).) → MSGVVRSSPGSSQPPPPPPHHPPSSPVPVTSTPVIPPIRRHLAFASTKPPFHPSDDYHRFNPSSLSNNNDRSFVHGCGVVDREEDAVVVRSPSRKRKATMDMVVAPSNNGFTSSGFTNIPSSPCQTPRKGGRVNIKSKAKGNKSTPQTPISTNAGSPITLTPSGSCRYDSSLGLLTKKFVNLIKQAKDGMLDLNKAAETLEVQKRRIYDITNVLEGIDLIEKPFKNRILWKGVDACPGDEDADVSVLQAEIENLALEEQALDNQIRQTEERLRDLSENEKNQKWLFVTEEDIKSLPGFQNQTLIAVKAPHGTTLEVPDPDEAADHPQRRYRIILRSTMGPIDVYLVSEFEGKFEDTNGSGAAPPACLPIASSSGSTGHHDIEALTVDNPETAIVSHDHPHPQPGDTSDLNYLQEQVGGMLKITPSDVENDESDYWLLSNAEISMTDIWKTDSGIDWDYGIADVSTPPPGMGEIAPTAVDSTPR, encoded by the exons ATGTCCGGTGTCGTACGATCTTCTCCCGGTTCTTCTCAGCCGCCACCGCCGCCGCCGCACCATCCACCGTCATCTCCGGTTCCGGTTACATCTACGCCGGTTATACCACCTATACGTCGTCACTTAGCTTTCGCCTCAACAAAACCTCCGTTTCATCCTTCCGATGATTACCATCGATTTAACCCTTCTTCGCTCAGTAATAATAACGACAGGAGCTTCGTTCATGGTTGTGGTGTTGTAGATCGGGAGGAAGATGCTGTCGTTGTTAGATCTCCT TCACGAAAGAGAAAGGCGACAATGGATATGGTTGTTGCTCCATCTAATAATGGATTCACGAGTTCTGGTTTCACTAACATACCTAGCAGTCCCTGTCAAACTCCTAGAAAAGGGGGCAGAGTCAACATCAAGTCAAAGGCCAAAGGAAACAAGTCAACTCCTCAAACACCCATCTCGACAAACGCTG GTTCTCCTATCACACTTACTCCATCAGGAAGTTGTCGTTATGACAGTTCTTTAG GTCTCCTTACAAAAAAGTTCGTCAATCTAATTAAACAAGCCAAAGATGGAATGCTGGACCTAAACAAAGCTGCAGAAACATTGGAGGTGCAGAAACGACgtatatatgatattacaAACGTTTTGGAGGGGATAGATCTCATTGAAAAGCCTTTCAAGAATCGAATACTTTGGAA GGGAGTTGATGCGTGTCCTGGCGATGAGGATGCTGACGTATCTGTATTACAG GCAGAAATTGAAAACCTCGCCCTCGAAGAGCAAGCATTAGACAACCAAATCAG ACAAACAGAGGAAAGATTAAGAGACCTGAgcgaaaatgaaaagaatcaGAA ATGGCTTTTTGTAACTGAAGAGGATATCAAGAGTTTACCAGGTTTCCAG AACCAGACTCTGATAGCCGTCAAAGCTCCTCATGGCACAACTTTGGAAGTGCCTGATCCAGATGAA GCGGCTGACCACCCACAAAGGAGATACAGGATCATTCTTAGAAGTACAATGGGACCTATTGACGTATACCTCGTCAG CGAATTTGAAGGGAAATTCGAAGACACAAATGGGAGTGGTGCAGCACCACCAGCATGCTTGCCTATTGCTTCTAGCTCAGGATCTACAGGACACCATGACATCGAAGCCTTAACTGTTGACAACCCAGAAACTGCTATTGTGTCTCAtgatcatcctcatcctcaaCCCGGCGATACCTCTGATCTTAATTATTTGCAAGAGCAAGTAGGAGGAATGCTTAAGATTACTCCCTCTGATGTTGAA AATGATGAGTCGGACTACTGGCTTCTCTCAAATGCTGAGATTAGCATGACGGATATTTGGAAAACTGACT CTGGTATCGATTGGGATTATGGAATAGCCGACGTGAGTACTCCACCACCAGGAATGGGCGAAATAGCACCAACAGCTGTTGACTCAACCCCGAGATGA
- the HVA22J gene encoding HVA22-like protein J (HVA22-like protein J (HVA22J); FUNCTIONS IN: molecular_function unknown; INVOLVED IN: biological_process unknown; LOCATED IN: endomembrane system; EXPRESSED IN: 10 plant structures; EXPRESSED DURING: L mature pollen stage, M germinated pollen stage, 4 anthesis, C globular stage, petal differentiation and expansion stage; CONTAINS InterPro DOMAIN/s: TB2/DP1/HVA22 related protein (InterPro:IPR004345); BEST Arabidopsis thaliana protein match is: Abscisic acid-responsive (TB2/DP1, HVA22) family protein (TAIR:AT5G42560.1); Has 1423 Blast hits to 1423 proteins in 191 species: Archae - 0; Bacteria - 0; Metazoa - 697; Fungi - 144; Plants - 486; Viruses - 0; Other Eukaryotes - 96 (source: NCBI BLink).), whose protein sequence is MLGDFIIRLLVLILGYTYPAFECFKTVEKNKVDIEELRFWCQYWILLALISSFERVGDFFISWLPLYGEMKVVFFVYLWYPKTKGTRHVYETLLKPYMAQHETEIDRKIMELRARAWDFFIFYFNNFAQAGQSTLIQGFQYVLAQSVRFSAAAANQPPTERNVNMNAQSPVEMDNDPPSPRAPRPLNKSLSALRSLEKQTSRGRKWPPPTPPPTPGRDSAGTFNGDDGVNIPDTIPGSPLTDARAKLRRSNSRTQPAA, encoded by the exons ATGTTGGGAGATTTCATCATCAGACTCCTTGT ATTGATATTAGGGTACACATACCCAGCATTCGAATGCTTTAAAACGgtggagaagaacaaagttGATATCGAGGAACTCAGATTTTGGTGCCAATACTG GATACTTTTGGCGCTAATTTCATCATTCGAGAGGGTTGGCGATTTTTTTATCTCATG GTTACCGTTATACGGAGAGATGAAAGTAGTCTTCTTCGTATATCTCTGGTACCCTAAAACAAAG GGAACGAGACATGTGTATGAAACATTGTTGAAGCCATACATGGCTCAACACGAGACAGAGATTGACAGAAAGATCATGGAGTTGCGAGCTCGAGCTTGGgactttttcatcttttactTCAACAACTTCGCCCAG GCCGGTCAATCCACCTTGATCCAGGGTTTTCAGTACGTACTCGCCCAATCGGTCCGGTTCTCTGCCGCTGCAGCTAACCAACCG CCAACGGAGAGGAACGTGAACATGAACGCGCAGTCACCGGTGGAGATGGACAATGATCCTCCATCACCGCGCGCTCCAAGACCGCTGAACAAATCACTATCTGCGTTGCGATCGCTAGAGAAGCAAACAAGCAGAGGGAGGAAGTGGCCGCCAccaacaccaccaccaacaccaGGCCGAGACTCCGCCGGAACATTTAACGGTGATGATGGAGTCAACATTCCTGATACAATTCCGGGATCACCCCTCACTGATGCTCGAGCTAAGCTGCGACGTTCTAACTCCAGAACTCAGCCAGCGGCATAG
- a CDS encoding Ovate family protein (Ovate family protein; FUNCTIONS IN: molecular_function unknown; INVOLVED IN: biological_process unknown; LOCATED IN: cellular_component unknown; CONTAINS InterPro DOMAIN/s: Protein of unknown function DUF623 (InterPro:IPR006458); BEST Arabidopsis thaliana protein match is: ovate family protein 6 (TAIR:AT3G52525.1); Has 30201 Blast hits to 17322 proteins in 780 species: Archae - 12; Bacteria - 1396; Metazoa - 17338; Fungi - 3422; Plants - 5037; Viruses - 0; Other Eukaryotes - 2996 (source: NCBI BLink).), which translates to MTTGKSKKKKMVLKAVSVVDIGCGNCKFPSLSSFFNPSPKKPRLYSSNYGHCHSSTPTTASSSSAVPSTSHWFSDTSSSSATPSAAAVAVEKDSDDPYLDFRQSMLQMILENEIYSKNDLRELLHCFLSLNEPYHHGIIIRAFSEIWDGVFSAAKRRGDVQESPLVHRHGSRASHRNHYHRSK; encoded by the coding sequence ATGACGACAGgcaaaagcaagaagaagaagatggtccTTAAGGCAGTCTCTGTCGTAGACATCGGCTGTGGCAACTGTAAGTTCCCAagcttgtcttcttttttcaacCCTTCCCCCAAAAAGCCCCGCCTCTACTCCTCTAATTACGGCCACTGCCACTCCTCCACCCCCACCACGGCCTCCTCTTCCTCCGCCGTTCCCTCCACCTCCCACTGGTTCTCTGACACCTCTTCCTCCTCGGCAACACCCTCCGCCGCCGCTGTCGCCGTCGAGAAAGACTCAGACGATCCTTACCTAGATTTCCGACAGTCCATGCTTCAGATGATTCTCGAGAACGAGATTTACTCCAAAAACGATCTCAGAGAGCTTCTCCACTGCTTCCTCTCCCTTAACGAGCCATACCACCACGGCATCATCATCCGCGCTTTCTCCGAAATCTGGGACGGAGTTTTCTCCGCTGCCAAACGCCGTGGAGACGTCCAAGAGTCTCCACTCGTCCACCGTCATGGCTCACGTGCGTCACACCGTAACCACTACCACCGCTCGAAGTAA
- a CDS encoding uncharacterized protein (unknown protein; Has 1 Blast hits to 1 proteins in 1 species: Archae - 0; Bacteria - 0; Metazoa - 0; Fungi - 0; Plants - 1; Viruses - 0; Other Eukaryotes - 0 (source: NCBI BLink).) has protein sequence MTVDEWRLLDVSTAFGSGENSVPDFGESADDDAVVVWLVKGEEAVEKLSEIVFGVNLVLENHLKHGLSEI, from the coding sequence ATGACGGTGGACGAGTGGAGACTCTTGGACGTCTCCACGGCGTTTGGCAGCGGAGAAAACTCCGTCCCAGATTTCGGAGAAAGCGCGGATGATGATGCCGTGGTGGTATGGCTCGTTAAGGGAGAGGAAGCAGTGGAGAAGCTCTCTGAGATCGTTTTTGGAGTAAATCTCGTTCTCGAGAATCATCTGAAGCATGGACTGTCGGAAATCTAG
- the OFP15 gene encoding ovate family protein 15 (ovate family protein 15 (OFP15); LOCATED IN: chloroplast; EXPRESSED IN: sepal, carpel, stamen; EXPRESSED DURING: 4 anthesis, petal differentiation and expansion stage; CONTAINS InterPro DOMAIN/s: Protein of unknown function DUF623 (InterPro:IPR006458); BEST Arabidopsis thaliana protein match is: ovate family protein 18 (TAIR:AT3G52540.1); Has 245 Blast hits to 245 proteins in 17 species: Archae - 0; Bacteria - 0; Metazoa - 0; Fungi - 0; Plants - 244; Viruses - 0; Other Eukaryotes - 1 (source: NCBI BLink).), producing MKLPFLNKNHSTSSYSSNSSSSSWPWPSCNQNPKTLSFRATITFTNPIHDQDDDELDLLDPPEITDSVENVIKGLRSSERLIFESKGETNSILEEATSKREEEDEEEGFMLFSLESDDPYSDFKRSMEEMVEAHALHHDWKSLEKLLLQFLKVNAKTSHRYIFAAFVDLLMNLALDTKKAIINNDISKDDGVSASRAAAAGEASTSCCNSMTLGESPSSPLSFYTSCSSSSSSDETSSMSVRFLPLSSLLEMDEKTKEILV from the coding sequence atgaaactcCCATTTCTAAACAAGAACCACTCAACATCTTCATATTCTTCAaattcatcatcctcttcatgGCCATGGCCTTCTTgtaaccaaaaccctaaaaccttatCTTTCAGAGCCACCATCACTTTCACCAACCCTATCCACGACCAAGACGACGATGAGCTCGACCTGCTCGACCCACCGGAGATTACAGATTCCGTAGAGAATGTGATAAAAGGGCTAAGATCATCAGAGAGACTCATCTTCGAAAGCAAAGGAGAAACCAACTCTATACTTGAAGAAGCTACGAGCAAGCGAGAAgaagaggacgaagaagaaggcttCATGCTCTTCTCCTTGGAATCAGACGACCCTTACTCTGATTTCAAGAGATCCATGGAGGAGATGGTTGAGGCACACGCGCTTCACCACGACTGGAAAAGCCTCGAGAAGCTTCTCCTTCAGTTCTTGAAAGTCAACGCCAAGACCAGCCATCGATATATCTTCGCGGCCTTCGTCGATCTCCTCATGAACTTAGCACTAGACACGAAAAAAGCCATCATCAATAACGACATTTCCAAAGATGACGGCGTCTCGGCCTCACGCGCCGCCGCTGCTGGAGAAGCAAGCACTTCTTGTTGTAATAGTATGACTCTTGGCGAATCTCCATCGTCTCCCTTGTCGTTTTACACGTcgtgttcttcatcttcttcctccgatgAGACTTCCTCGATGTCCGTACGTTTCTTGCCGCTGTCTTCTTTGTTAGAGATGGATGAGAAGACTAAAGAGATTTTAGTTTAG